The Primulina eburnea isolate SZY01 chromosome 13, ASM2296580v1, whole genome shotgun sequence genome includes a region encoding these proteins:
- the LOC140810893 gene encoding uncharacterized protein isoform X2 yields the protein MITRRLISFFCLRSNGTCNDAAEYAAAVLWMAYREIMSGTEEVKELIDGAMEDADKSMPSTHPEEEAVKKKYGGIIPKKPPLISKDHERAYFDSADWALGKLVFIDITWPQQGVEKPEGPLEALRPKLQPTQQQTRYCKSPCAPSEGEDGNTAPPEDGTTSS from the exons ATGATTACGCGGAGATTAATTTCCTTTTTTTGCTTGAGATCTAACGGGACCTGTAATGACGCCGCCGAATATGCGGCGGCGGTTTTGTGGATG GCTTATAGGGAGATTATGTCAGGAACCGAGGAAGTCAAAGAGCTAATAGATGGTGCCATGGAGGATGCTGACAAGTCCATGCCATCAACACACCCGGAG GAGGAAGCTGTTAAAAAGAAATATGGAGGAATAATCCCCAAGAAACCACCACTAATTTCTAAG GATCACGAGCGTGCTTATTTTGATTCTGCTGATTGGGCTCTAGGGAAG CTAGTATTCATTGATATTACATGGCCACAGCAAGGTGTTGAGAAACCGGAAGGACCACTGGAGGCCCTCCGGCCTAAATTACAG CCAACTCAACAGCAAACTCGGTACTGCAAGTCTCCTTGTGCTCCATCAGAAGGTGAAG ACGGAAATACTGCCCCACCAGAGGATGGAACCACAAGTTCATGA
- the LOC140810893 gene encoding uncharacterized protein isoform X4: MSGTEEVKELIDGAMEDADKSMPSTHPEEEAVKKKYGGIIPKKPPLISKVNLQHICQKNLDSSFLKCNMRCQDHERAYFDSADWALGKQGVEKPEGPLEALRPKLQPTQQQTRYCKSPCAPSEVFLRIDGNTAPPEDGTTSS; encoded by the exons ATGTCAGGAACCGAGGAAGTCAAAGAGCTAATAGATGGTGCCATGGAGGATGCTGACAAGTCCATGCCATCAACACACCCGGAG GAGGAAGCTGTTAAAAAGAAATATGGAGGAATAATCCCCAAGAAACCACCACTAATTTCTAAGGTAAACTTACAGCATATCTGTCAAAAGAATCTCGACAGTTCTTTTCTCAAATGTAATATGCGATGCCAGGATCACGAGCGTGCTTATTTTGATTCTGCTGATTGGGCTCTAGGGAAG CAAGGTGTTGAGAAACCGGAAGGACCACTGGAGGCCCTCCGGCCTAAATTACAG CCAACTCAACAGCAAACTCGGTACTGCAAGTCTCCTTGTGCTCCATCAGAAG TTTTTCTGCGCATAGACGGAAATACTGCCCCACCAGAGGATGGAACCACAAGTTCATGA
- the LOC140810893 gene encoding uncharacterized protein isoform X1: MITRRLISFFCLRSNGTCNDAAEYAAAVLEIMSGTEEVKELIDGAMEDADKSMPSTHPEEEAVKKKYGGIIPKKPPLISKVNLQHICQKNLDSSFLKCNMRCQDHERAYFDSADWALGKQGVEKPEGPLEALRPKLQPTQQQTRYCKSPCAPSEVFLRIDGNTAPPEDGTTSS; encoded by the exons ATGATTACGCGGAGATTAATTTCCTTTTTTTGCTTGAGATCTAACGGGACCTGTAATGACGCCGCCGAATATGCGGCGGCGGTTTT GGAGATTATGTCAGGAACCGAGGAAGTCAAAGAGCTAATAGATGGTGCCATGGAGGATGCTGACAAGTCCATGCCATCAACACACCCGGAG GAGGAAGCTGTTAAAAAGAAATATGGAGGAATAATCCCCAAGAAACCACCACTAATTTCTAAGGTAAACTTACAGCATATCTGTCAAAAGAATCTCGACAGTTCTTTTCTCAAATGTAATATGCGATGCCAGGATCACGAGCGTGCTTATTTTGATTCTGCTGATTGGGCTCTAGGGAAG CAAGGTGTTGAGAAACCGGAAGGACCACTGGAGGCCCTCCGGCCTAAATTACAG CCAACTCAACAGCAAACTCGGTACTGCAAGTCTCCTTGTGCTCCATCAGAAG TTTTTCTGCGCATAGACGGAAATACTGCCCCACCAGAGGATGGAACCACAAGTTCATGA
- the LOC140810893 gene encoding uncharacterized protein isoform X5, translating to MEDADKSMPSTHPEEEAVKKKYGGIIPKKPPLISKVNLQHICQKNLDSSFLKCNMRCQDHERAYFDSADWALGKQGVEKPEGPLEALRPKLQPTQQQTRYCKSPCAPSEVFLRIDGNTAPPEDGTTSS from the exons ATGGAGGATGCTGACAAGTCCATGCCATCAACACACCCGGAG GAGGAAGCTGTTAAAAAGAAATATGGAGGAATAATCCCCAAGAAACCACCACTAATTTCTAAGGTAAACTTACAGCATATCTGTCAAAAGAATCTCGACAGTTCTTTTCTCAAATGTAATATGCGATGCCAGGATCACGAGCGTGCTTATTTTGATTCTGCTGATTGGGCTCTAGGGAAG CAAGGTGTTGAGAAACCGGAAGGACCACTGGAGGCCCTCCGGCCTAAATTACAG CCAACTCAACAGCAAACTCGGTACTGCAAGTCTCCTTGTGCTCCATCAGAAG TTTTTCTGCGCATAGACGGAAATACTGCCCCACCAGAGGATGGAACCACAAGTTCATGA
- the LOC140810893 gene encoding uncharacterized protein isoform X3: MITRRLISFFCLRSNGTCNDAAEYAAAVLEIMSGTEEVKELIDGAMEDADKSMPSTHPEEEAVKKKYGGIIPKKPPLISKDHERAYFDSADWALGKLVFIDITWPQQGVEKPEGPLEALRPKLQPTQQQTRYCKSPCAPSEVFLRIDGNTAPPEDGTTSS; this comes from the exons ATGATTACGCGGAGATTAATTTCCTTTTTTTGCTTGAGATCTAACGGGACCTGTAATGACGCCGCCGAATATGCGGCGGCGGTTTT GGAGATTATGTCAGGAACCGAGGAAGTCAAAGAGCTAATAGATGGTGCCATGGAGGATGCTGACAAGTCCATGCCATCAACACACCCGGAG GAGGAAGCTGTTAAAAAGAAATATGGAGGAATAATCCCCAAGAAACCACCACTAATTTCTAAG GATCACGAGCGTGCTTATTTTGATTCTGCTGATTGGGCTCTAGGGAAG CTAGTATTCATTGATATTACATGGCCACAGCAAGGTGTTGAGAAACCGGAAGGACCACTGGAGGCCCTCCGGCCTAAATTACAG CCAACTCAACAGCAAACTCGGTACTGCAAGTCTCCTTGTGCTCCATCAGAAG TTTTTCTGCGCATAGACGGAAATACTGCCCCACCAGAGGATGGAACCACAAGTTCATGA
- the LOC140809474 gene encoding uncharacterized protein, which translates to MAGHGDDGDFSTFAKTICSICYEDLKPIAEDLQSISVCGHVFHELCLQQWFEYCPKGKKKNCPVCKQTCTNANVWRLYFQSIGDTNNSSLSQKPLDFKENPKELRNKVTRLEGKAVALESTLEQQQKEIKEAKNQLFACEEQLKVAVTQKTEALTQKATIQQLLRVKSEELDKSTLESMRAQERNMALAKELAALKLAADLNLDEEEVTKLASLGNGSGSKETVDVLRKSLIIRNKSYKELMVKCNVLGRGEARCLHKLEKANEKIMKLRLKVQELETLAETKENEALRVLKNQDSKFNTNSPGKKDLENHIDLEHVNEMPTNSFLPREELSKIVSTKGTIYDITTESDFEQNDQKKSAFINDRNDMMQSSIRPHRFSSKKTTPCLNNDHDAQINHMSIKDANFDVQNGVEIRRSGDFDGLSCARVVRKIDQCNKPPHEMDEKVIYNDKGNPVQTSLRITKEARSSMPFSKGENCLSGGVLGPDGTNWHLGKWGKKVQNKGSTSLQGSNSATGDLIAVGADGRGGRIKVLRTLDRSSAPENNDTFSWAKKCKHGAKTSRLQPQGCLQIEHFFQKSGQ; encoded by the exons ATGGCTGGACACGGCGATGATGGAGATTTTAGTACGTTTGCAAAAACAATTTGCTCAATCTGCTACGAGGATCTCAAACCCATAGCCGAAGATTTACAATCCATCTCTGTTTGCGGCCACGTCTTTCACGAGCTCTG tCTTCAACAATGGTTTGAGTACTGTCCAAAAGGGAAGAAAAAGAATTGTCCTGTATGCAAACAAACATGTACAAATGCAAATGTGTGGCGTCTTTATTTCCAGTCAATTGGCGATACGAACAATTCATCACTTTCTCAAAAGCCGCTCGATTTCAAAGAAAATCCCAAGGAATTACGAAACAAAGTCACTAGGTTGGAGGGGAAGGCTGTCGCACTTGAGTCTACCTTGgaacaacaacaaaaagaaaTTAAGGAAGCGAAGAACCAG TTATTTGCATGTGAGGAGCAACTTAAGGTAGCAGTGACTCAGAAAACTGAAGCTCTAACTCAGAAGGCAACcatccagcagttgcttcgtGTAAAATCTGAG GAGCTAGATAAATCAACTTTGGAATCTATGAGAGCGCAAGAGAGAAATATGGCCTTGGCCAAGGAGCTTGCTGCACTTAAACT GGCCGCTGATTTGAACTTGGACGAAGAAGAGGTTACGAAGCTTGCTTCATTAGGCAATGGCTCTGGAAGCAAAGAAACTGTCGATGTTCTGAGAAAGTCACTGATAATCCGTAACAA GAGTTACAAGGAACTGATGGTCAAGTGCAATGTTCTAGGAAGAGGGGAGGCTCGGTGTCTTCATAAACTCGAAAAGGCTAATGAGAAGATAATGAAACTGAGA CTCAAAGTTCAAGAACTGGAGACTCTTGCTgaaacgaaagaaaatgaagcttTGCGAGTGCTAAAGAATCAGGATTCCAAATTCAACACCAATTCTCCAGGAAAGAAAGATTTGGAAAATCACATCGATTTAGAACACGTCAATGAAATGCCCACTAACTCGTTTCTCCCAAGGGAAGAACTTTCGAAGATTGTAAGTACAAAAGGCACCATTTATGATATTACAACTGAAAGTGATTTTGAACAAAACGACCAGAAGAAAAGTGCTTTCATcaatgatagaaatgatatgaTGCAGTCTTCTATTAGACCACATAGATTCTCAAGCAAAAAGACGACCCCTTGTTTGAATAATGACCATGATGCCCAGATTAACCATATGTCAATAAAAGATGCAAATTTTGATGTACAAAATGGAGTAGAGATTCGAAGATCTGGTGACTTCGACGGACTGTCTTGTGCTCGAGTTGTGAGAAAGATTGATCAGTGCAATAAGCCACCACATGAAATGGATGAAAAGGTGATATACAATGACAAAGGAAATCCTGTGCAAACCTCACTTCGCATCACTAAAGAGGCTAGATCTTCAATGCCATTTTCTAAAG GAGAGAATTGCCTCTCAGGTGGGGTACTTGGCCCTGATGGAACCAACTGGCATTTGGGAAAATGGGGCAAGAAGGTTCAAAACAAAGGATCTACATCGTTGCAAGGATCAAATTCAGCAACTGGTGATTTAATTGCTGTTGGAGCTGATGGAAGAGGTGGTAGAATCAAAGTCCTAAGAACTCTTGATCGATCATCG GCACCAGAGAATAATGACACCTTTTCTTGGGCAAAAAAGTGCAAACATGGTGCCAAAACAAGTAGGTTGCAGCCTCAAGGATGTCTGCAGATCGAGCATTTCTTCCAAAAATCAGGCCAATGA